In Bacteroidota bacterium, a single genomic region encodes these proteins:
- a CDS encoding FKBP-type peptidyl-prolyl cis-trans isomerase, translated as MKYLLTVLTSFGFLACQSNTQDNVKMNSQTDSVSYAIGLDIGKNLKSQKIEVTAEVLAQGIKDIIDSNKTLLTETEAQEVLMAFQKRLMAKHEEMMKGQGDKNKLAGEEFLAANKAKDGVVTLPNGLQYKVIKMGTGKKPKATDNVTVHYRGTLIDGTEFDSSIGRGEPATFQLDQVIKGWTEGVQLMPVGSKFEFYIPSDLGYGDRNAGQIIQPNSTLIFEVELISINK; from the coding sequence ATGAAATATCTATTAACCGTTCTAACTTCGTTCGGATTTTTAGCCTGTCAAAGTAATACTCAGGATAATGTAAAGATGAATAGTCAAACCGACAGCGTGAGTTACGCAATCGGATTAGACATAGGCAAAAATCTGAAAAGCCAGAAAATCGAGGTTACCGCTGAAGTACTTGCACAAGGGATAAAGGATATAATAGACAGTAACAAAACACTCCTCACCGAAACTGAAGCACAAGAAGTACTGATGGCGTTTCAAAAACGACTAATGGCAAAACACGAGGAAATGATGAAAGGTCAAGGGGATAAAAATAAATTAGCAGGCGAGGAATTTCTTGCGGCTAATAAAGCCAAAGACGGTGTGGTAACATTACCTAACGGCTTACAATACAAAGTTATTAAAATGGGAACAGGCAAAAAACCTAAAGCAACAGATAACGTAACCGTACACTATCGCGGAACTTTGATTGACGGGACCGAATTCGACAGTTCTATTGGACGCGGCGAGCCGGCAACATTTCAACTTGACCAGGTTATTAAAGGTTGGACAGAAGGAGTTCAATTAATGCCTGTTGGCTCAAAGTTCGAATTTTATATTCCTTCGGACCTTGGTTACGGCGACCGTAATGCGGGACAAATTATTCAACCTAATTCGACATTGATTTTTGAAGTGGAACTTATTTCAATAAATAAATAA